In one Prosthecodimorpha staleyi genomic region, the following are encoded:
- a CDS encoding recombinase family protein, with the protein MRIGYARVSTLDQNPDLQEQKLREAGCERVVVERASGAKADRPELNRLLDDILRPGDTLVVWKLDRLARSLKHLIETAEMLKGRGIGFVSLTDAIDTASPGG; encoded by the coding sequence ATGCGCATCGGCTACGCCCGGGTATCGACCCTCGACCAGAACCCCGACCTCCAGGAGCAGAAGCTCCGCGAGGCCGGCTGCGAGCGCGTCGTCGTCGAGAGGGCGTCTGGCGCCAAAGCTGACAGGCCAGAGCTGAACCGGCTGCTCGACGACATCCTTCGGCCTGGCGATACCCTCGTCGTCTGGAAGCTCGATCGCCTGGCTCGGTCGCTGAAGCACCTGATCGAAACCGCCGAGATGCTGAAGGGCAGGGGTATCGGCTTCGTCTCGCTGACCGACGCCATCGACACGGCCTCTCCGGGAGGC